The following are encoded together in the Streptomyces sp. NBC_00358 genome:
- a CDS encoding (2Fe-2S) ferredoxin domain-containing protein, whose translation MPRQRPEAARTQHPGAEPAPSRIVVCRDCCCGSPKVTGVDHTRQVERLAESVPLRVSACLDVCEHANVIVVQPSAAARAEGARPVWLGLVNDADATEDIAAWVQAGGPGVAPCPDILDLYVFTPPRRAR comes from the coding sequence ATGCCTCGACAGCGACCTGAAGCAGCGCGTACGCAGCACCCCGGGGCCGAACCGGCACCCAGCCGCATCGTGGTCTGCCGGGACTGCTGCTGCGGAAGCCCGAAAGTCACCGGGGTCGATCACACCCGGCAGGTCGAGCGCTTGGCCGAGAGCGTCCCTCTACGTGTCTCGGCCTGCCTCGACGTGTGCGAACACGCCAACGTGATCGTCGTCCAGCCCTCCGCCGCCGCACGCGCCGAGGGGGCCCGGCCGGTCTGGCTCGGCCTCGTCAACGACGCTGACGCCACCGAGGACATCGCCGCCTGGGTACAGGCCGGCGGCCCTGGTGTCGCTCCCTGCCCCGACATACTTGATCTGTACGTGTTCACCCCGCCCCGCAGGGCGCGATGA
- the lpdA gene encoding dihydrolipoyl dehydrogenase, with the protein MSTHFDVVVLGAGPGGYVAAIRAAQLGLSTAIVEEKYWGGVCLNVGCIPSKALLRNAELAHIFTQEAKTFGIQVNGEVSFDYGAAFTRSRKVADGRVKGVHYLMKKNKITQYTGRGTFSDDNTLRIALSDGGAETVTFDHCIIAAGATTKLLPGTSLSERVVTYEEQILSDTLPDSIIIAGAGAIGVEFAYVLHNYGVEVTLVEFLDRIVPLEDEEVSAELTRRYKRLGINVLTSTRVEAIDDSGDAVKVMVTTGGQRQTLEAGKVLQAIGFQPRVQGYGLENTGVKLTDRGAIDIDGRCRTSVPHIYAIGDVTAKLMLAHAAESMGIVAAETIADAETMELDYVMIPRATYCQPQIASFGWTEAQARERGFDVQVAKFPFTANGKAHGLGETAGFVKLLSDARHGELLGAHLIGPEVTELLPELTLAQQWDLTVHEVARNVHGHPTLGEAVKEAVHGLAGHMINM; encoded by the coding sequence ATGAGTACACACTTTGACGTGGTGGTCCTGGGCGCAGGCCCGGGAGGATATGTCGCGGCGATCCGGGCCGCCCAGCTCGGACTCAGCACCGCGATCGTCGAGGAGAAGTACTGGGGCGGCGTGTGCCTGAACGTGGGGTGCATTCCGTCGAAGGCGCTGCTGCGCAACGCGGAGCTCGCGCACATCTTCACCCAGGAGGCCAAGACCTTCGGCATCCAGGTGAACGGTGAGGTGAGCTTCGACTACGGCGCCGCATTCACCCGCAGTCGCAAGGTGGCGGACGGACGTGTCAAGGGCGTCCACTACCTGATGAAGAAGAACAAGATCACGCAGTACACCGGCCGGGGCACCTTCAGCGACGACAACACCCTGCGGATCGCCCTGTCCGACGGCGGCGCCGAGACGGTCACCTTCGACCACTGCATCATCGCCGCCGGGGCCACCACGAAGCTGCTCCCCGGAACCTCACTGAGCGAGCGTGTGGTGACGTACGAGGAGCAGATCCTTTCGGACACGCTCCCGGACAGCATCATCATCGCGGGCGCCGGTGCCATCGGCGTCGAGTTCGCGTACGTGCTCCACAACTACGGCGTCGAGGTCACCCTCGTCGAATTCCTCGACCGGATCGTCCCGTTGGAGGACGAGGAGGTCTCCGCCGAACTGACCCGCCGTTACAAGCGGCTCGGTATCAACGTGCTGACGTCGACCCGTGTCGAGGCGATCGACGACTCCGGGGACGCGGTCAAGGTGATGGTGACCACGGGAGGCCAGCGGCAGACGCTGGAGGCCGGCAAGGTGCTTCAGGCGATCGGTTTCCAGCCGCGGGTGCAGGGCTACGGCCTGGAGAACACCGGGGTGAAGCTCACCGACCGCGGAGCGATCGACATCGACGGCCGCTGCCGTACGAGCGTGCCGCACATCTACGCCATCGGTGATGTGACGGCGAAGCTGATGCTGGCCCACGCGGCGGAGTCGATGGGCATCGTGGCGGCCGAGACGATCGCCGACGCGGAGACCATGGAACTCGACTACGTCATGATCCCGCGGGCGACCTACTGCCAGCCGCAGATCGCCAGTTTCGGCTGGACCGAGGCACAGGCCCGGGAGAGGGGCTTCGACGTCCAGGTGGCGAAGTTCCCCTTCACCGCCAACGGCAAGGCGCACGGCCTCGGCGAGACCGCGGGATTCGTCAAGCTCCTCAGCGACGCGCGCCACGGCGAACTGCTCGGCGCCCATCTGATCGGCCCCGAAGTGACCGAACTGCTACCGGAGTTGACGCTCGCCCAGCAGTGGGACCTGACGGTCCACGAGGTCGCCCGCAACGTGCACGGGCACCCGACCCTCGGCGAGGCGGTCAAGGAGGCCGTTCACGGGCTGGCCGGCCACATGATCAACATGTGA
- the gcvH gene encoding glycine cleavage system protein GcvH, with product MYPTDYKYSKDHEWLRVDGRTASIGLTDFAQKQLGDIVFVDVMYKAGDLLQAEDTFGTVESVKAVSELFLPVTGKFVEFNALLHEEPEALNTEPHDTWIIRIEMSDVKELDGLLNAARYEKYLADDASAG from the coding sequence ATGTACCCCACTGATTACAAGTACAGCAAGGACCACGAATGGCTCCGGGTCGACGGCAGAACGGCCTCCATCGGTCTGACGGACTTCGCGCAGAAGCAACTCGGCGACATCGTCTTCGTGGATGTGATGTACAAGGCGGGCGACCTGCTCCAGGCCGAGGACACCTTCGGCACCGTGGAATCGGTCAAGGCGGTATCCGAGTTGTTCCTGCCGGTCACCGGCAAGTTCGTCGAGTTCAACGCCCTGCTCCACGAAGAACCGGAAGCTCTCAACACCGAGCCCCACGACACCTGGATCATCAGGATTGAGATGTCCGACGTCAAGGAGCTGGACGGGCTGCTCAACGCCGCCCGGTACGAGAAGTACCTCGCGGACGACGCCAGCGCCGGGTAA
- a CDS encoding MFS transporter, which yields MSRGRLLALLALLALAGFITTLDNTVVNVALPTVQRELGLDVADLEWVASSYVLTFGAFLLPGGRLTDLVGRRPVLAGGLFVFVLASAAAALADSGATLIAARAVQGVGAALVIPASLAVVAADLPARRQAMAVGLWTAALAVALALGPVVGGFVTQHWSWNWVFLLNVPFGLLALLFVPAVPGVPGRTRRPPVVLLDVPGILLSALALFLLTYGLVRGGEHGFSAAPVPLCLGLAAAAGVAFLVVETRSRLPLLELRLLRDRSLSGGTVAQVLWGIGVNGVFFFTALYLQRVIGFSPTKAGLAFLPLAGVLLAVTPFAERAGRAVGVHRSIAAGLVLVAGGLLCVSGVGLRAGYWDIQPGLLLIGAGSALTTPLTVRSLAGVPPGRTGMASGLVSAAREVSGVFGVVLVGVVLTRTERAALRDGVVPPRAFLDGYDSGLRLAAACVLAGAVVTWAALRSPGRRRGPGRHRRSADGGRQPRGTAAERIGSVPPRS from the coding sequence GTGAGTCGCGGAAGGCTGCTGGCGCTACTGGCGCTGCTCGCCCTGGCGGGCTTCATCACGACCCTCGACAACACTGTCGTCAATGTTGCCCTGCCGACGGTTCAGCGCGAACTGGGCCTGGATGTAGCTGACTTGGAGTGGGTTGCCAGCAGCTACGTGCTGACGTTCGGGGCGTTCCTGTTGCCGGGCGGCCGGCTCACGGACCTGGTGGGCCGCCGTCCCGTCCTCGCGGGGGGACTCTTCGTATTCGTCCTCGCCTCCGCTGCCGCCGCCCTCGCCGACAGCGGGGCCACGCTGATCGCCGCACGCGCGGTGCAGGGTGTGGGGGCCGCCCTGGTGATCCCCGCCTCCCTCGCTGTCGTCGCGGCTGATCTCCCGGCCCGCAGGCAGGCGATGGCCGTCGGCCTGTGGACGGCTGCGCTGGCTGTCGCGCTCGCGCTCGGCCCCGTGGTCGGCGGGTTCGTCACCCAACACTGGAGCTGGAACTGGGTGTTCCTGCTCAACGTCCCCTTCGGTCTGCTCGCCCTGCTGTTCGTGCCCGCCGTCCCCGGAGTGCCGGGACGCACGCGGCGGCCGCCGGTGGTCCTGCTCGACGTCCCCGGCATCCTGCTGTCGGCTCTCGCGCTCTTCCTGCTCACCTACGGCCTGGTGCGAGGCGGTGAACACGGCTTCAGCGCGGCGCCCGTTCCCCTCTGTCTGGGGCTGGCCGCCGCCGCCGGGGTCGCCTTCCTCGTCGTCGAGACCCGGTCCCGGCTGCCGCTGCTGGAGTTGAGGCTGCTGCGCGACAGGTCGCTGAGCGGCGGCACGGTGGCCCAGGTCCTGTGGGGCATCGGCGTCAACGGAGTCTTCTTCTTCACCGCGCTCTACCTCCAGCGCGTCATCGGCTTCTCGCCCACGAAGGCGGGCCTGGCCTTCCTGCCGCTCGCCGGTGTGCTCCTGGCGGTCACGCCGTTCGCCGAGCGCGCCGGGCGGGCCGTGGGCGTCCACCGCTCGATCGCGGCGGGCCTCGTCCTGGTGGCGGGAGGCCTCCTGTGCGTGTCGGGGGTGGGCCTGCGTGCCGGGTACTGGGACATCCAGCCCGGTCTGCTCCTGATCGGCGCCGGCTCCGCGCTGACCACCCCGCTGACGGTGCGCTCCCTCGCCGGCGTGCCGCCCGGGCGCACCGGGATGGCCTCCGGCCTCGTCAGCGCGGCCCGCGAGGTGTCCGGGGTGTTCGGCGTCGTCCTTGTCGGCGTGGTCCTCACCCGCACCGAACGTGCCGCATTGCGGGACGGGGTCGTGCCGCCCCGCGCCTTCCTGGACGGTTACGACAGCGGGTTGCGCCTGGCTGCCGCATGTGTGCTGGCCGGCGCGGTGGTCACCTGGGCGGCGCTTCGGAGCCCGGGCCGTCGCCGCGGGCCAGGGCGTCATCGGCGGTCCGCCGACGGTGGGCGACAGCCGCGCGGAACGGCCGCCGAGCGGATCGGATCGGTTCCGCCGCGGAGCTGA
- a CDS encoding TROVE domain-containing protein, which yields MLVAPHISAAARTLSPPRLGHECTPDFRTYEGGQAFVREPREELFLLAVGNFVSQRTFYESGAERDDRYARLVGELAVQDPEWTAGLLRWLRGEGNLRTASLVGAAAYVRTRLKAGESGGPSNRSVIDSVLQRADEPGELLAHWISAYGRNVPQPVKRGIADGVRRLYTSRSLLKYDTASKGLRFGDVLNLVHASPDPDKPWQGALFRYALDRRHHPEQAVPPSSDRLLTAHRSLMEAPADERRALVTGPGGSERLAAAGMTWEALAGWLHGPMDAAAWEAMIPTMAPMALLRNLRNFDEAGVSDDVAAKVAARISDASEVARSRQFPFRYLAAHQHAPSQRWGAALEQALAHSLANVPPLPGRTLILVDRSGSMFYGNVSERSKLTHADAAAVFGTALAMRSERADLVEFGSSSAQVPFEAGEPVLDVLRRFHDLGGTNTAEAVRTRYRGHDRVLIVTDEQAAPAPCRCPGGPAQPVPLDIPVYTWNLAGYRPAHGPTGPHRHTFGGLTDAAFRMVALIEAGREAAWPWTAEPA from the coding sequence ATGCTCGTGGCCCCGCACATCTCGGCCGCCGCACGCACCCTGTCCCCACCACGCCTCGGTCACGAGTGCACACCCGACTTCCGCACCTACGAGGGCGGCCAGGCGTTCGTCCGGGAGCCCCGCGAGGAACTCTTCCTGCTCGCGGTCGGCAACTTCGTCTCCCAGCGCACCTTTTACGAGAGCGGCGCGGAGCGGGACGACCGGTACGCCCGCCTCGTCGGTGAACTCGCCGTCCAGGACCCCGAATGGACGGCCGGCCTGCTGCGCTGGCTTCGCGGCGAGGGCAACCTGCGCACGGCGTCCCTGGTGGGCGCCGCCGCCTACGTGCGGACCCGGCTCAAGGCCGGTGAATCCGGGGGCCCGTCCAACCGGTCCGTGATCGACTCGGTGCTCCAGCGCGCCGACGAGCCCGGCGAACTGCTCGCCCACTGGATCTCGGCATACGGGCGGAACGTTCCGCAGCCGGTGAAGCGGGGCATCGCCGACGGCGTACGCCGTCTGTACACGTCCCGGTCCCTGCTCAAGTACGACACCGCGTCCAAGGGTCTGCGTTTCGGCGACGTGCTCAACCTGGTGCACGCCTCCCCCGACCCGGACAAGCCCTGGCAGGGTGCGCTCTTCCGGTACGCCCTGGACCGCCGCCACCACCCGGAGCAAGCGGTTCCGCCGTCCTCCGACCGTCTGCTGACCGCCCACAGGTCCCTGATGGAAGCGCCTGCGGACGAGCGGCGCGCCTTGGTGACCGGGCCGGGCGGCTCCGAGCGGCTGGCCGCGGCAGGCATGACGTGGGAGGCGCTGGCGGGCTGGCTCCATGGACCGATGGACGCCGCTGCCTGGGAAGCCATGATCCCCACGATGGCGCCGATGGCGCTCCTGCGGAACCTGCGGAACTTCGACGAGGCGGGAGTCTCGGACGACGTCGCGGCCAAGGTCGCCGCCCGGATCTCGGACGCCTCCGAGGTGGCCCGGTCCCGGCAGTTCCCCTTCCGCTACCTGGCCGCCCACCAGCACGCGCCGTCGCAGCGCTGGGGGGCCGCGCTGGAACAGGCACTGGCCCACTCCCTGGCCAACGTACCGCCGCTGCCCGGCCGGACCCTGATTCTGGTGGACAGGTCCGGCTCGATGTTCTACGGCAACGTCTCCGAACGGTCCAAACTGACCCATGCGGACGCGGCAGCCGTGTTCGGCACCGCGCTGGCCATGCGCTCCGAGCGGGCGGATCTGGTGGAGTTCGGATCGAGCAGCGCGCAGGTGCCGTTCGAGGCGGGCGAGCCGGTGCTCGACGTACTGAGACGGTTCCACGATCTGGGCGGCACCAACACCGCGGAGGCGGTGCGGACCCGTTACCGGGGGCACGACCGGGTCCTGATCGTCACCGACGAGCAGGCCGCCCCCGCCCCCTGCCGCTGCCCCGGAGGCCCGGCCCAGCCGGTCCCGCTCGACATCCCGGTCTACACCTGGAACCTCGCGGGATACCGGCCCGCGCACGGACCGACGGGTCCCCACCGGCACACCTTCGGCGGCCTCACGGACGCCGCGTTCCGGATGGTCGCCCTCATCGAGGCAGGCCGCGAGGCCGCCTGGCCGTGGACCGCCGAACCGGCGTGA
- a CDS encoding helix-turn-helix domain-containing protein has protein sequence MVIGLQPPTGDLSVNGSAEATYAAFKALPSELSTHFEPFVADVIEEVVRAIRTSIAEYARPMDDTYMHVVHRGVKQALVGFLDRMARPDADWEPVKSTFQSIGRGEAAEGRSLDSFQSALRLGARVTWHRVSELVETGQLPNKILATFGEAMLLHLDEMAAATTAGYAKARLHAAGELKQCRDRLIDLLTASPPVSAEAISDLAHIAEWPVPRELAVAVTDHAGEPGAGRPIVPPEFLARFDVHPGIVVIPDPGGPGRARTVAAVLHGLRTAVGPTVTLDSGARSLRWATDTLELSRRGIVPGTGLIRCTDHLATLLLFRDESLVDAIGERHLLPLEEIRSPQRERLAETLLCWLRCGHNASEVANRLAVHPQTVRYRLRQLDEVFGDQLHDPPTQFEMQLALHARELRRAAVGGT, from the coding sequence ATGGTGATCGGATTACAGCCGCCGACCGGTGACTTGTCGGTCAACGGGTCAGCCGAGGCGACCTACGCCGCTTTCAAGGCGTTGCCCTCCGAACTGTCCACCCATTTCGAGCCGTTCGTCGCCGACGTGATCGAGGAAGTGGTGCGGGCCATCCGTACCTCGATCGCCGAGTACGCCCGGCCCATGGACGACACGTACATGCACGTCGTGCACCGCGGCGTGAAGCAGGCGCTCGTAGGCTTCCTGGACCGGATGGCCAGGCCCGACGCCGACTGGGAGCCCGTGAAGTCGACCTTCCAGAGCATCGGCAGGGGCGAGGCCGCCGAAGGCCGCAGCCTCGACTCGTTCCAGTCGGCTCTGCGTCTGGGCGCCCGGGTGACGTGGCACCGTGTCAGCGAACTCGTCGAGACGGGACAGCTGCCGAACAAGATCCTGGCGACCTTCGGCGAGGCGATGCTGCTGCACCTCGACGAGATGGCCGCGGCGACGACCGCCGGGTACGCCAAGGCCCGGCTGCACGCGGCGGGCGAACTCAAGCAATGCAGGGACCGGTTGATCGACCTGCTCACCGCCAGCCCCCCGGTCTCAGCCGAGGCCATCAGCGACCTCGCCCACATCGCGGAGTGGCCCGTGCCGAGAGAGCTCGCCGTCGCGGTCACCGATCACGCCGGCGAGCCCGGCGCCGGTCGTCCGATCGTGCCGCCGGAGTTCCTGGCCCGCTTCGACGTGCATCCCGGCATCGTTGTCATCCCGGACCCCGGGGGGCCCGGTCGCGCCCGCACGGTCGCCGCCGTGCTCCACGGGCTGCGGACGGCCGTCGGGCCGACCGTGACCCTGGACAGCGGCGCACGGTCCCTGCGCTGGGCGACCGACACGCTGGAGCTGTCACGGCGCGGAATCGTGCCGGGGACGGGGCTCATCCGCTGTACGGACCACCTGGCGACCCTGCTCCTCTTCCGGGACGAGTCGCTGGTCGACGCGATCGGGGAACGGCACCTGCTGCCGCTGGAGGAGATACGTTCCCCGCAGCGGGAACGGCTGGCCGAGACCCTGCTCTGCTGGCTGCGCTGTGGCCACAACGCCAGTGAGGTCGCCAACCGCCTGGCCGTCCACCCGCAGACGGTCCGCTACCGCCTGCGTCAGCTCGACGAGGTCTTCGGGGACCAACTGCACGACCCGCCGACCCAGTTCGAAATGCAACTCGCCCTGCATGCAAGAGAGTTGCGACGTGCCGCAGTCGGGGGAACCTGA
- a CDS encoding fatty acyl-AMP ligase, translated as MTSAQPSEGLLLTDHLRHWAAERPQQRAFTYVDFPEADSPGLHLTLGWRGLDQRALAVAARLAGAANAGDRAALLLPQGLDYAAAFLGCLYAGVIAVPLFGPQLPGHEGRLAGVLDDCEPACLLTDTATAPDVRAFSARHGLPVVPVIVVDAPAGTPSAPAPVVPRPDPQDVAYLQYTSGSTRSPAGVMISHANVVANAHQAIDAFGARTAASTTVGWLPLFHDMGLVLSVAAPVVGGFPSVLMDPVAFLVDPLRWLRLLGSYPGTISAAPNFAYDYCASRADDDAIDELRLDRVKVLINGSEPVRPATVDRFHETFGRAGLAPVAHCPSYGLAEATVFVTNDAHTSVPATVSCSAGALSTGRVTPCHPDDPAAVRLSTCGGPVGQELRIADRTTGRTLPAGEVGEIQVRGPNIGLGYWKREDLSAEVFNVRAPGAPAEETGWLRTGDLGTLHEGRLIVTGRLKDLIIVDGRNHYPQDVEETVQCAVDALRRDRLAAFCVQRTDGSGEDELVVVAELRRGSEAVDDDPAAGVDAVRAAQAAVFARHGLRLSRLVLVAPGALPRTSSGKVSRTASHRHFTEGGFEPTDHR; from the coding sequence ATGACTTCCGCTCAGCCATCCGAAGGTCTGTTGCTGACCGACCACCTGCGGCACTGGGCCGCCGAACGCCCGCAGCAACGCGCCTTCACGTACGTGGACTTCCCCGAGGCCGACTCGCCCGGGCTGCATCTCACACTCGGCTGGCGCGGGCTCGACCAACGTGCCCTGGCCGTCGCCGCACGCCTGGCGGGAGCGGCGAACGCGGGCGATCGCGCCGCCCTGCTCCTGCCGCAGGGGCTCGACTACGCGGCGGCGTTCCTCGGCTGCCTGTACGCCGGGGTGATCGCCGTGCCGCTGTTCGGACCGCAACTGCCCGGCCACGAGGGCCGGCTCGCGGGGGTGCTCGACGACTGCGAACCCGCGTGTCTGCTCACCGACACGGCGACCGCTCCCGACGTCCGGGCGTTCAGCGCCCGGCACGGCCTCCCCGTCGTGCCGGTCATCGTGGTCGACGCACCGGCGGGGACGCCGTCCGCCCCGGCCCCTGTCGTGCCGCGCCCCGACCCGCAGGACGTCGCCTACCTTCAGTACACCTCGGGCTCCACCCGCAGCCCGGCCGGGGTGATGATCAGTCACGCCAACGTGGTCGCCAACGCCCATCAGGCCATCGACGCCTTCGGGGCGCGGACGGCCGCCAGCACCACCGTCGGCTGGCTGCCGCTCTTCCACGACATGGGGCTCGTCCTCAGCGTCGCGGCGCCTGTCGTGGGCGGATTCCCGTCCGTGCTGATGGACCCCGTCGCCTTCCTGGTGGACCCGCTGCGCTGGCTCCGGCTGCTCGGCTCGTACCCGGGGACGATCAGCGCCGCGCCCAACTTCGCGTACGACTACTGTGCTTCGCGCGCCGACGACGACGCGATCGACGAACTGCGCCTGGACCGCGTCAAGGTACTGATCAACGGCAGTGAGCCGGTGCGCCCGGCGACCGTGGACCGTTTCCACGAGACCTTCGGGAGAGCCGGGCTGGCGCCGGTCGCGCACTGCCCGTCGTACGGGCTGGCCGAGGCCACCGTCTTCGTGACCAACGACGCGCACACCTCGGTCCCGGCCACCGTGTCCTGCAGCGCGGGCGCGCTCAGCACGGGCCGCGTGACGCCGTGCCACCCCGACGATCCGGCGGCGGTCCGCCTCAGCACCTGTGGCGGACCCGTCGGCCAGGAGCTGCGCATCGCGGACCGTACCACCGGCCGGACGCTTCCCGCGGGCGAGGTCGGCGAGATTCAAGTGCGCGGGCCCAACATCGGCCTCGGCTACTGGAAGCGAGAGGACCTGTCCGCCGAGGTCTTCAACGTGCGCGCCCCCGGGGCCCCGGCCGAGGAGACAGGCTGGCTGCGCACCGGCGATCTCGGCACGCTGCACGAGGGGCGGCTGATCGTCACCGGCCGCCTCAAGGACCTGATCATCGTGGACGGCCGGAACCACTACCCACAGGACGTCGAAGAGACCGTGCAGTGCGCCGTCGACGCGCTGCGGCGCGACCGGCTGGCCGCATTTTGCGTACAGCGAACGGACGGCTCCGGCGAGGACGAGCTCGTGGTGGTCGCGGAGCTCCGCCGCGGCTCCGAGGCCGTCGACGACGACCCCGCCGCCGGCGTCGACGCGGTGCGCGCGGCGCAGGCCGCCGTCTTCGCGCGCCACGGTCTGCGCCTGTCCCGACTCGTGCTCGTGGCACCGGGCGCGCTGCCACGCACCTCCAGCGGCAAGGTCTCCCGCACCGCGAGCCACCGGCACTTCACCGAAGGCGGCTTCGAACCGACGGACCACCGGTGA
- a CDS encoding sigma factor-like helix-turn-helix DNA-binding protein yields MTGQSPDPAGHTTHNLAAFMPPEFWEFQARYDRACLEYSRIHLGSATSARRLVDSTFLYLATIWFRLEAMPNPGAHAWALFKQRVHGELEAQGRSPATTETLAFARALRAASEPLLRSFRAAFHAEHGPEIAELEEGMGLYRQMTKLSERQFDVLILRDALGFGTKETALIMGIQEATVRSTRRTAKHRLAAAMGFPLDDTTDIPDTDPADDTDKE; encoded by the coding sequence ATGACCGGCCAGTCGCCGGACCCGGCAGGGCACACCACCCACAACCTCGCCGCTTTCATGCCGCCCGAGTTCTGGGAATTCCAGGCCCGCTACGACCGCGCCTGCCTGGAGTACAGCCGCATCCACCTCGGCAGCGCGACCTCGGCCCGCCGCCTGGTCGACAGCACCTTCCTCTACCTTGCGACCATCTGGTTCCGCCTGGAGGCGATGCCCAACCCCGGCGCCCACGCCTGGGCCCTGTTCAAACAGCGCGTCCACGGCGAACTCGAGGCACAGGGCCGCAGCCCGGCCACCACGGAGACCCTCGCCTTCGCCCGCGCCCTACGGGCCGCCTCCGAGCCCCTCCTCCGCTCCTTCCGCGCCGCCTTCCATGCCGAACACGGCCCGGAGATTGCCGAACTCGAGGAAGGCATGGGCCTGTACCGGCAGATGACGAAACTGAGCGAGCGGCAGTTCGACGTCCTCATCCTGCGGGACGCCCTCGGCTTCGGCACCAAGGAGACCGCTCTGATCATGGGGATCCAGGAAGCGACCGTCCGCTCCACCCGCCGCACGGCCAAGCACCGCCTGGCCGCCGCCATGGGCTTCCCCCTCGACGACACCACCGACATCCCCGACACCGACCCCGCGGACGACACCGACAAGGAGTGA